The following proteins are encoded in a genomic region of Streptomyces sp. NBC_00078:
- a CDS encoding DUF2637 domain-containing protein, whose product MNDYYNERRQDRVADREQDRADALAAAEQKRKDALAAAELRRQDEAEREERNRRARREADREKARRSAERKAARAALYAKLRGEGDTGGALLVMFCGIIPALYFQLKALNGENLPGVISLCLAVMLEAGAWVATVAGERAKREGRPTGRFRAVMWACASFAAAINYVHAPGPSGGWLAWVLAAASYAGVFFWEVRGWGRHKTKAGRTKAQRTEDRRRRRHDRKRRRKFPKVYKRYTAILAAAPYGSVDTETAWRSAWHDVHRAHLGITADVLAARVTADKALAAAVASAEMTPESVAVELFLADVFAPGTGPDDGPQDGPGGGPDGGPGDGPIGGPGGGRGTATALGRKRKQASGRTSSKTPDKPLAEADLDKVRDLADALRDVSKLSVGNVRAAVGGGTNAYLIRLRDAVKAERKSK is encoded by the coding sequence CCAGGACGAGGCCGAGCGCGAGGAGCGCAACCGCCGCGCCCGCCGTGAGGCCGACCGCGAGAAGGCCCGCCGCAGCGCCGAGCGCAAGGCGGCCCGCGCCGCCCTGTACGCCAAGCTGCGCGGCGAGGGCGACACGGGCGGGGCGCTCCTGGTGATGTTCTGCGGGATCATCCCCGCCCTGTACTTCCAGCTCAAGGCGCTGAACGGCGAGAACCTCCCCGGCGTGATCTCCCTGTGCCTCGCCGTGATGCTGGAGGCGGGCGCCTGGGTCGCCACCGTGGCCGGTGAGCGCGCCAAGCGCGAGGGCCGCCCCACCGGCCGGTTCCGCGCCGTGATGTGGGCGTGCGCGTCCTTCGCCGCAGCGATCAACTACGTGCACGCCCCGGGTCCGTCCGGCGGGTGGCTCGCCTGGGTCCTCGCCGCCGCGTCGTACGCCGGCGTCTTCTTCTGGGAGGTCCGCGGCTGGGGCCGCCACAAGACCAAGGCGGGCCGCACCAAGGCGCAGCGCACCGAGGACCGCAGGCGCCGCCGCCACGACCGCAAGCGCCGCCGCAAGTTCCCCAAGGTCTACAAGCGCTACACCGCGATTCTCGCCGCCGCGCCGTACGGCTCCGTCGACACCGAGACCGCGTGGCGGTCCGCGTGGCACGACGTGCACCGGGCGCACCTGGGCATCACGGCCGACGTCCTCGCCGCCCGAGTGACTGCGGACAAGGCCCTCGCCGCTGCCGTCGCCAGTGCGGAGATGACCCCCGAATCCGTCGCCGTCGAGCTGTTCCTCGCCGACGTGTTCGCCCCCGGAACCGGGCCCGACGACGGCCCCCAGGACGGCCCCGGCGGCGGCCCCGACGGGGGCCCCGGAGACGGCCCGATCGGCGGCCCTGGTGGGGGCCGTGGGACCGCTACAGCCCTTGGGCGTAAAAGGAAGCAGGCTTCCGGCCGCACCTCGTCCAAGACCCCGGACAAGCCCCTCGCCGAGGCCGATCTCGACAAGGTTCGGGACCTCGCCGACGCCCTCCGGGACGTCTCGAAACTCTCCGTCGGAAACGTCCGCGCGGCCGTCGGCGGCGGGACGAACGCCTACCTGATCCGGCTGCGCGACGCGGTCAAGGCCGAGAGGAAGTCCAAGTGA